One genomic segment of Impatiens glandulifera chromosome 6, dImpGla2.1, whole genome shotgun sequence includes these proteins:
- the LOC124941175 gene encoding probable L-cysteine desulfhydrase, chloroplastic, producing the protein MDSNNHLQFDLNENGDGTHHHNNSPNKKIKFSLITDAEIRSEFSHHPHNVARINNGSFGSCPASVIAAQQKWQLKYLEQPDDFYFNKLKPSILRSRQVIKELINADDVSEVSIVDNATTAAAIVLQQTSRAFTEGRFSKGDAVVMLHYAYGAVKKSVQAYATRVGGRVIEVQLPFPVISNDEIISEFRKALEEGRSNGHRVRLAVIDHITSMPCVVIPVKELVKICRDEGVDQIFVDAAHAIGCVKVDMKEIGADFYTSNLHKWLFCPPAVAFLYCRKSEKSSDLHHPVVSHEYGNGLAIESAWIGTRDYSPQLVVPEVMDFVNRFEGGIEGIRNRNHEKVLEMANMLVNSWGTDLGAPPEMCASMAMIGLPACLAIRSDSDCLKLRAHLRDSFGVEVPIYYQVPKDGEANPVTGYARISYQVYNTVDDYNKFRDAISKLVKDGMTCTHLSK; encoded by the coding sequence ATGGATTCAAATAACCATCTCCAATTCGACCTCAACGAAAACGGCGACGGAACCCACCACCACAACAATTCCCCCAACAAAAAGATCAAATTTTCACTCATAACTGATGCCGAAATCCGCTCCGAATTCTCCCACCATCCTCATAACGTTGCCCGTATCAACAACGGCAGCTTCGGTTCCTGCCCAGCTTCAGTAATCGCCGCCCAGCAGAAATGGCAGCTTAAGTACCTTGAACAGCCAGACGATTTCTACTTCAACAAGCTGAAACCCTCCATTCTTCGCAGCCGTCAAGTGATAAAGGAACTGATTAACGCTGATGATGTTTCGGAGGTCTCAATTGTTGATAATGCTACCACCGCCGCCGCTATTGTTCTTCAGCAGACCAGTAGAGCTTTCACTGAAGGCCGGTTTTCTAAAGGAGATGCTGTTGTTATGCTTCATTACGCTTATGGAGCTGTCAAGAAATCTGTTCAGGCGTATGCTACTCGTGTAGGTGGACGGGTAATTGAGGTTCAACTTCCTTTTCCAGTAATATCTAATGATGAAATTATTAGTGAATTTAGGAAGGCTCTTGAAGAGGGAAGATCAAATGGTCATAGAGTTAGGTTAGCTGTAATTGATCATATTACTTCCATGCCTTGTGTGGTGATACCTGTTAAAGAACTAGTTAAGATTTGTAGAGATGAAGGTGTTGATCAAATATTTGTAGATGCAGCTCATGCGATTGGTTGTGTTAAAGTTGATATGAAAGAGATTGGAGCTGATTTCTACACTAGTAATCTTCATAAATGGTTGTTCTGCCCACCTGCTGTTGCTTTTCTGTACTGTCGTAAATCCGAGAAGTCATCGGATTTGCATCATCCTGTTGTTTCTCATGAATACGGGAATGGATTAGCGATAGAGAGTGCGTGGATTGGAACAAGAGACTACAGTCCACAGCTTGTGGTTCCGGAAGTGATGGATTTTGTGAATAGGTTTGAAGGCGGCATTGAGGGTATTAGGAATAGGAATCATGAGAAGGTTTTGGAGATGGCTAATATGTTGGTTAATTCATGGGGTACGGATCTTGGTGCTCCTCCTGAAATGTGTGCGAGTATGGCTATGATCGGGCTCCCAGCTTGTTTAGCAATTAGGAGTGATTCTGATTGTTTGAAGTTAAGGGCTCATTTGAGGGATTCCTTTGGTGTAGAGGTGCCTATTTACTATCAGGTACCTAAGGATGGAGAGGCTAATCCAGTGACAGGTTATGCGCGTATATCTTATCAAGTTTACAACACTGTTGATGATTACAATAAGTTTCGGGATGCAATTAGTAAGCTTGTTAAAGACGGAATGACCTGTACTCATCTCTCGAAATAG